The following DNA comes from Rosa rugosa chromosome 5, drRosRugo1.1, whole genome shotgun sequence.
GGTGGCGGTGGGTACTGTGGCAGATAATACTGGGTTGGCAGTGGTGGTGGTTGGTGCTGCGGAGGAGGAGGCTGCTGATGGTAAAGAAAGTCTTGCGGCTCCTGCTGTAAAGCCGGTGACGGCTCCTGTGGTGAAGGCGGTGATGATTCCTGTGGTGAAGGAGGTGACGGCCCAGGTGGTAAAGGCGGCGACGACTCCTGCTTCTCAGTTCTGTGCGAGTTGGTCTCATTTTCTTCGTCTTCCGTAGATTCTTGTGATTCATTATTGGTGTAATAGATGGTGGAGACAAACAAGTAGTAGCAAAACCCAATGAGACTCATGAATGTTAATGCTCTGTAATACTTGTCCAAACGGCTCAGATTTATGCTGTCATCGAACCATCTTCGTCTAAACGCCAAAATGCTAAGTGCCGTTAGTAACTTTCCAACACCTATGACGAAGTCGCTGGTGTGGGATGCATAGTAATCGACCATTACTTTATCATCAGGACGCGCCACTCGCTCAACAAAAAAGTCAATCAACCCATCTACTGCTAGCCCTTCCATGATCCCCAACAAGGAGAACTGTGGAACTAGCCAAAAGATGCTCATGGGAATAACCTCTGAAGTGTCTCCAACTCCTTGCTTCTTAATTTCCTTCAACCTCCGGATCTCAACCTGCCATGCTGCGACGCAACACAGCACAGTACAAGCCAGTCCACAACCGATTCTCACCAGCGTAAGAGCTCgcgatttctttttctttggaatCATTAATTCCCAGAGATATGAAATTGCGTACTTCGAAAATGAGCTGATTACATTGAAATAAACTGCAACGTCATAGTTCTTGATTGGAATACGCAAGTTactcatttgttcaaaaaagAACGTACTTCCTGCTGCAGTAACAACACTGTATACCAGGAAGGTTAGCCACATCGCTAATATTTGTCTGACAATATGCCttgcttccatttttttttttaaactccaAATATTCCCTCTTGCTGGTTCTGGGAGCTCCTCTTTGTCTAGGCAAATTTTCTGCCTTTGTACTTGTTCCAAGTTGTTCACTTTTATGTCTGTGCCACTCTCCTCCCTTTCTGCTTCTTCTATAGGATACATGGTCTCTTCAATataatttatgaaataaaaggAGTAGCCACAACAGAAGATTAAGTAAAAAACTGCCATCACAATTGTTGAAATCATGAAAATTTGTTCCCAAGTTGTTTTTACAAGGAAAAGCGGTACGACTGCACCCAACAACCAGGGAAGACCCCATAAAGCTTCTTGACGGTCTTGCAGTTTTTCATCGTCTATGATTTCTGTTTGGTCCCGTTCCCTTGAATATTGCTCGTCAAGAAATTCATTCAAGGCAGCCGACCGCCCTGCTTCGCCCAATGTCAGCAGTAACACAGCACCATAGTATACCTTGGCAGCTGTATCTGCGGTCATATGCTCAGCAGAACGCCACAGTATAGCCAGTCCCTAAAACAAGAGGAAATCAATATGTGTGGGCTTATCAGCTCTTAGTTTACTCTTTAAGTagaaaagacaattttttttttcattccacCAGTCTCACGATGTCAGTAAGATTTGAACCGGTGATGTTTGTGATGTCAGTTATTTAAAATAACTgatagaccacaacttaatggCAAAGAACATTCCtttttaatcttcattttttctgtttacgtagattttgttttatttcacAAATCTAAATTATTCAAagatcttttttttattttattttgtgtgtaTCTAAAGATTTATACACtcatgaagaaaaagaaaaaatcccaAACACTGACAAATTGTTAAGGCAAATTGGAGGTTGTCTAGTCTTTACTTGTATAAAAAACTAAAAGATAGAGAagctcaacaataaatttactGTCTAAGTTACTAGAGAAAGTACAgtacaaaaagaaaatagaaacaaaaaaattcatCTAGCCTATTTAAATCATCCTTATTATCAAATGTCCCTAGCTTGTgagtctttttatttatttatttattttctataaatatgttCTTGCGAGTCTTGAACTCTTAAGTTTAACAAATTTTCCAAAAGCAagtgggtatatatatatagttttcaaTTTTTGAGGACCAGATTGAATCTGGTCAAAAGTTTGGGGAGCTATGGCAGTCAAGCCATTAATTATAATTTCTACGCAGAAGTAGCTTAGGCTAAGAGATACTTACAGCAATATAGGCAGCGTTTGTGGTGACAATTATATTATACGAACCCCTGTATGTACGCGAGAAATGAGCTAAGATGATCACCAAGATGTCTGAAAACCCTTCTTGCACATTTGT
Coding sequences within:
- the LOC133711275 gene encoding protein NRT1/ PTR FAMILY 5.10-like, with the translated sequence SIYSLKPCSVIQSFKLTSATSSVFYDITGLIIFSHSLVNHAIVSILIMYLTVNWQNQHFQIAAVVTNVQEGFSDILVIILAHFSRTYRGSYNIIVTTNAAYIAGLAILWRSAEHMTADTAAKVYYGAVLLLTLGEAGRSAALNEFLDEQYSRERDQTEIIDDEKLQDRQEALWGLPWLLGAVVPLFLVKTTWEQIFMISTIVMAVFYLIFCCGYSFYFINYIEETMYPIEEAEREESGTDIKVNNLEQVQRQKICLDKEELPEPARGNIWSLKKKMEARHIVRQILAMWLTFLVYSVVTAAGSTFFFEQMSNLRIPIKNYDVAVYFNVISSFSKYAISYLWELMIPKKKKSRALTLVRIGCGLACTVLCCVAAWQVEIRRLKEIKKQGVGDTSEVIPMSIFWLVPQFSLLGIMEGLAVDGLIDFFVERVARPDDKVMVDYYASHTSDFVIGVGKLLTALSILAFRRRWFDDSINLSRLDKYYRALTFMSLIGFCYYLFVSTIYYTNNESQESTEDEENETNSHRTEKQESSPPLPPGPSPPSPQESSPPSPQEPSPALQQEPQDFLYHQQPPPPQHQPPPLPTQYYLPQYPPPPLQAYSPEQSYPPAWSFQPQPFRSRITHTHRNRACLQSRTHHSHTGRRRTTHTHSSRACLQSCTHHSLLTRFHIIHSCTSHNNADFLQQFVDLNLKSQGSDPQTSWDIFISSPVLLKFRM